The window TTCGCTCGCGGCCAATTTCTGGCTCTGTTCCAGATGGGCCCGCAGGTGCTCACGCAGCACCGCGTCGAACTCTTTCCCGCGCAGCCTGGCCGCCGCCGAGACCTGAGACGGCATCACCATGCCGGGCATCGGCATGCCCTTGTGCTGGTTCTCCCGGGGCAGCCCGGCCTCCTCGCCCAGGCGCCGCAGCTCGGTCAGCTCGGCCTCGGTGAACTCCCTGATCTGCGAAACCACGTCGAACAGGTCGGAGCTGTCATCGACCAGGTCGAGCAGTGGGAGCAGCTCCTCGTCCATCGCGATGTTGATCTCGAGCCAGGAGCGGTCGGTGCCGCCGAACGCGGTGGCCGACGTGCTGACGACCGGCGCGGGCGCCGCGGGCGTGGCGGCGGCGCACCCGGCGGTGCTGAGCAGGGCGCATGCGAGAAGGATACGGGGAATCGCATTCACGTGGCGCAGTCTCCGGTTCCGGAACTGATTCTGTCAACGCTTTCGTATTGACCCGCGGCAACCTGGGCGAAACAATCGCCTCGCTTGGAGAGCGCTTTCCGTCCCCTGAGGCATTGGTGTGATCATGTATAGACGGCTGCTCCTACTCACCGCGCTCGTCGCCGCGACCTTGGGCGTCCCGTCCGCCGCCGGAGCGGCCGAGACGCTGCTGTCGCAGGGCAAGACGGCCACCGCGTCCTCGCAGGAGGTCGCCGGCCCCGGCTACAGCCCGGCGCTGGCCTTCGACGGCAACACCGGCACCCGCTGGTCCAGCGCGTTCGCCGACCCGCAGTGGATCCAGGTCGACCTCGGTTCGTCCGTGCCGATCACCCGCGTCGTACTCCAGTGGGAGGGCGCGTTCGGTAAGGCGTACGACATCCAGACCTCGACCGACGGCAACGCCTGGACCACCGTCAAGAGCGTCACCAATGGTGCCGGAGGCACCGAGACGCACACCGTCAGCGGCACCGGACGGTACGTCCGGCTGAACCTCACCCAGCGCGGCACCGGCTACGGCTACTCACTGTGGGAGCTGCAGGTGTACGGCGGCGACAGCGGCCCGGTGAACGACGAGTTCACCACGATCTGGACCGACACCTTCGACGGCGCGGCCAACACCGGCCCGAGCGCGGCGAACTGGCTGCTGCGCACCGGCACCCAGTACCCGGGCGGCGCCGCGAACTGGGGCACCGGCTCGGTCGAGACCGCCACCGACTCCACCGCCAACGTGCACCTCGACGGCGCCGGCAAGCTCAACATCCGGGCGATCCGCGACGGCGCCGGCAACTGGACCTCGGGCCGGATCGAGACCCAGCGCGCCGACTTCACCCCGCAGCCCGGTGAACTGCTGAAGTTCACCGCCGTGCTGAAGCAGCCGGGCGTCGCCAACGGCGCCGGGTACTGGCCGGGCTTCCGCGCCACCGGCGCCGCCTACCGCGGCAACTTCACCAACTGGCCGAGCGTCGGCGAGACCGACATCATGACCGGCGTCAACGGCCGCGACCAGCTCTCCCAGACGCTGCACTGCGGCAC of the Actinoplanes sichuanensis genome contains:
- a CDS encoding DUF305 domain-containing protein; amino-acid sequence: MNAIPRILLACALLSTAGCAAATPAAPAPVVSTSATAFGGTDRSWLEINIAMDEELLPLLDLVDDSSDLFDVVSQIREFTEAELTELRRLGEEAGLPRENQHKGMPMPGMVMPSQVSAAARLRGKEFDAVLREHLRAHLEQSQKLAASERSAGSEPRTIALAVRISGTRQSALNLL